The proteins below come from a single Chryseobacterium capnotolerans genomic window:
- a CDS encoding T9SS type A sorting domain-containing protein, with product MIEPNFHKVMLFALLFSSQHLFSQLITTTETQLWERVIPNSREALKCKEESLLNFHCGIRDKLLKKYIRHSRDKSHTLSLVHSSKEDEMIWQDTEKTLSLSNNNYHKGGKNDIELRKRPSLFTFIGNADTQKGNSDSLKIRFADQNLYEMIFLTRMATSDELNKIHSYLSLKYGISLEKGKYFSSEGTELWDPQKHGEYKYRPTGLGRDDGNELYQKQSTNTQDQIVTIGKNDIKRTNAENAATFNNQEFVIWSDDNRELQLVQDGNFSTVKRNWEINFIGSVIQKKDYKVRIEKALLNPKSQSISYWLFLKNSLGEIRKIQGVENEKYIFFNKVDFITEKEGGNTTKFTFAISPLKDPRSQNSESGSTIGADHLSLDYGKIELYPNPVKSSQTFTLRFPAMENLSVSIYDAGGRLVSLEKIDEKSTSYISHLKTQSGYLINLTQNGKIIKTFKLIVE from the coding sequence ATGATCGAACCTAACTTTCATAAAGTTATGCTTTTTGCATTGCTTTTCAGTTCTCAGCATCTTTTTTCGCAATTGATAACCACAACAGAAACTCAACTGTGGGAAAGAGTCATTCCTAATTCCCGTGAGGCTCTAAAATGTAAAGAAGAAAGCCTTCTTAACTTTCATTGCGGTATAAGAGATAAGCTTCTTAAAAAATATATCCGGCATAGTAGAGATAAAAGCCATACATTAAGTTTAGTTCATTCTTCCAAGGAAGACGAAATGATTTGGCAGGACACGGAGAAAACCTTGTCATTATCCAATAATAATTATCATAAAGGGGGAAAAAATGATATAGAACTTAGAAAACGCCCCAGTTTGTTTACATTTATTGGTAATGCAGATACTCAAAAAGGAAATTCTGATAGTTTAAAAATACGATTTGCAGATCAGAATCTTTATGAAATGATCTTTCTGACGAGAATGGCTACTTCCGACGAGCTTAACAAAATCCATTCATACCTATCTCTAAAATATGGAATTTCACTGGAAAAAGGAAAATACTTTAGCAGTGAAGGAACTGAGTTATGGGATCCTCAGAAGCATGGAGAATATAAATACCGGCCAACAGGGTTGGGGCGGGATGATGGCAATGAGCTCTATCAGAAACAGTCTACAAATACCCAGGATCAGATTGTAACCATTGGTAAAAATGACATTAAACGGACAAATGCAGAAAATGCTGCAACATTTAATAATCAGGAGTTTGTAATCTGGTCTGATGATAACAGGGAACTGCAACTTGTTCAGGATGGAAACTTTAGCACTGTAAAGAGAAATTGGGAAATTAACTTTATAGGTTCTGTCATACAAAAGAAAGACTATAAAGTAAGAATTGAAAAAGCGCTGCTTAATCCCAAATCTCAGTCTATCTCTTATTGGTTATTTCTTAAAAATTCACTCGGGGAAATCAGAAAAATACAGGGCGTTGAAAATGAGAAATATATTTTTTTCAATAAGGTAGATTTTATTACAGAAAAAGAAGGTGGAAACACTACAAAGTTCACTTTTGCAATAAGTCCTTTAAAGGATCCAAGATCCCAAAATTCAGAATCGGGAAGCACTATAGGGGCAGATCATCTTTCCTTAGATTATGGAAAAATTGAACTTTATCCAAATCCCGTTAAATCAAGTCAAACATTTACCCTTCGTTTTCCAGCTATGGAAAATCTATCCGTCTCCATATATGATGCTGGAGGAAGATTAGTCTCATTAGAAAAAATTGATGAAAAATCAACCAGCTATATAAGCCATTTAAAAACTCAA
- a CDS encoding DUF1272 domain-containing protein, with the protein MLEIRTSCENCQKPLPYDSPEAMICTFECTFCKDYVDHIFKNVCPNCGGGLEKRPIRPKSLLAKYPVSSEVVYQPINEAKFKIKQERLIDIPLGER; encoded by the coding sequence ATGTTAGAGATCAGAACCAGCTGCGAAAATTGTCAGAAACCCTTACCCTATGATTCGCCTGAAGCCATGATATGTACATTTGAGTGCACATTTTGTAAAGATTATGTTGACCATATTTTCAAAAATGTCTGCCCCAACTGTGGCGGCGGACTGGAAAAACGCCCCATCAGGCCCAAAAGTCTTCTTGCAAAATATCCCGTAAGTTCAGAAGTGGTATATCAACCCATTAACGAAGCTAAGTTCAAAATTAAACAGGAGAGATTAATTGATATTCCTTTAGGTGAGCGATAA
- a CDS encoding VOC family protein: MSIQFEAGINIAIKIPKNKYEKTVAFYRDILKLPVEEKKIENPTVSRTHEVKFGNIIIWLDCVDNYTHSETWLQLTVPNVEEATKYLQSNGVETCDEIEELPENMHWITDPAGTVFNLQQTSS, encoded by the coding sequence ATGAGTATCCAATTTGAAGCAGGAATCAATATCGCCATTAAAATTCCGAAAAATAAATATGAGAAGACCGTTGCTTTTTACAGAGACATTTTAAAATTACCTGTGGAGGAGAAGAAAATTGAGAATCCAACGGTTTCCCGGACTCATGAAGTAAAATTCGGGAACATTATCATTTGGTTAGACTGTGTAGATAATTATACGCATTCAGAAACCTGGTTGCAGCTTACCGTTCCCAATGTTGAAGAAGCCACAAAATATCTGCAATCAAATGGGGTAGAGACTTGTGATGAAATCGAAGAGCTCCCGGAAAATATGCACTGGATTACAGATCCGGCGGGCACGGTTTTTAACTTACAGCAGACTTCATCATAA
- a CDS encoding helix-turn-helix domain-containing protein encodes MQEIFKTFKPQNSIVSKYVDYYYLDVKNNNIINEFQCFPHFNNSISLYKSHIRLETKEVIYDEKAPPCQIFTPIREKVLHVKQSGKVYRIVVVFPPLGIHQFYENLDFTKYITDYDFFTHDELNEVFAAAETEVQGSLLDRFLEKRFKRFEHTILEKSIDYIFNHYEDFSVEEISRKIGFSRQHLNRIFQAHLGVSVKKFNEIVLFRQTINQKLFENPDRNFTELAHEFNFNDQSHFNKTYKNLTQNSPKSFFSKGTVLGQEDTFWHLLPSVIMFHFYNFF; translated from the coding sequence ATGCAGGAAATTTTTAAAACATTCAAGCCTCAAAACTCCATTGTCAGCAAGTATGTTGACTATTATTATCTGGATGTTAAAAATAATAATATCATTAATGAGTTTCAATGTTTTCCGCACTTCAATAACTCCATTTCACTTTATAAATCTCATATCCGGTTAGAAACTAAAGAGGTGATTTATGATGAAAAAGCACCGCCGTGTCAAATTTTTACACCTATCCGGGAAAAAGTTCTTCATGTGAAACAATCCGGGAAAGTTTATAGAATTGTAGTGGTGTTTCCCCCTTTGGGAATCCATCAGTTTTATGAAAATCTTGATTTTACGAAATATATTACAGATTATGACTTTTTTACCCATGATGAATTAAATGAAGTTTTCGCCGCTGCAGAAACTGAAGTTCAGGGGAGCTTATTGGACCGTTTTCTTGAGAAAAGATTCAAGAGATTTGAGCATACAATTCTTGAAAAATCTATTGATTATATTTTCAACCATTACGAAGACTTTTCAGTTGAAGAAATTTCAAGGAAAATTGGTTTCAGCAGACAGCATCTAAACCGGATTTTTCAGGCACATTTGGGTGTTTCTGTTAAAAAATTCAATGAAATTGTCCTTTTCAGGCAGACCATCAATCAGAAACTTTTTGAAAATCCTGACCGTAACTTTACGGAACTGGCCCATGAGTTTAATTTTAATGACCAGTCTCATTTCAATAAAACGTATAAAAACCTCACACAAAATTCTCCAAAATCTTTTTTTTCGAAAGGAACTGTATTAGGTCAGGAAGATACCTTCTGGCATTTGCTGCCTTCAGTAATAATGTTCCATTTTTACAATTTTTTCTGA
- a CDS encoding VOC family protein → MKKVTAIGGIFFKCKDPEQVNDWYKTHLGVETSPYGAKFDWRETDSDKKGYTLWSPFKASTQYFEPSEKEFMINYHVADIEALVEELKKEGITILDEIATYEYGKFVHIMDPEGNKIELFEPAGE, encoded by the coding sequence ATGAAAAAAGTAACAGCAATAGGAGGTATTTTCTTTAAATGCAAAGATCCGGAGCAGGTAAACGATTGGTATAAGACCCATCTTGGAGTGGAAACCAGTCCATATGGAGCGAAATTCGATTGGAGAGAAACAGATTCTGATAAAAAAGGATATACATTATGGAGCCCGTTTAAAGCATCTACTCAGTATTTTGAACCTTCAGAAAAAGAGTTTATGATTAACTACCATGTGGCGGATATTGAAGCATTGGTAGAAGAATTAAAAAAAGAAGGGATCACCATTCTGGATGAAATTGCAACCTATGAATACGGGAAGTTTGTTCATATTATGGATCCTGAAGGCAATAAAATTGAATTATTTGAGCCGGCAGGAGAGTAG
- the trxB gene encoding thioredoxin-disulfide reductase: MEQNILDCVIVGSGPSGFTAAIYAARADLKPELYTGLEPGGQLTTTTEVDNFPGYPAGITGPEMMMDLQKQAERFETKVHYEMITKAEFSTEVGGVHKLYAGNKEILAKSVIISTGATAKYLGLDDEKKYAGGGVSACATCDGFFYRGKDVVVVGAGDTAAEEATYLAKLCKKVTLLVRKDVFRASKAMVHRVESTPNIEVKFHHELIGIEGENSLVERAVIINNQTQETSKVDVEGIFIAIGHKPNTDIFVGQVDLDENGYIVTEKGSTRTNLPGVFAAGDVQDHIYRQAITAAGSGCMAAMDAEKYLAELH; this comes from the coding sequence ATGGAGCAAAACATTTTAGATTGTGTGATCGTTGGATCTGGGCCTTCTGGTTTCACAGCTGCTATTTATGCAGCAAGAGCAGACTTAAAACCTGAATTGTATACAGGTTTGGAGCCGGGCGGACAATTAACTACAACTACTGAGGTTGATAACTTTCCAGGATATCCAGCAGGAATTACAGGTCCTGAAATGATGATGGATCTGCAAAAGCAGGCCGAGAGATTTGAAACCAAAGTACATTACGAAATGATCACTAAAGCTGAATTCTCAACAGAAGTAGGCGGTGTTCACAAATTATACGCTGGAAATAAAGAGATTTTAGCAAAATCAGTAATCATTTCTACAGGAGCTACAGCAAAATATTTAGGTCTTGATGATGAAAAAAAATATGCAGGCGGCGGGGTTTCCGCTTGTGCTACATGTGACGGATTTTTCTACAGAGGAAAAGATGTAGTAGTGGTAGGAGCAGGAGATACAGCGGCTGAAGAAGCTACTTATCTTGCTAAACTTTGTAAAAAAGTAACATTATTAGTAAGAAAAGATGTTTTCAGAGCTTCAAAAGCAATGGTTCATAGAGTAGAAAGTACTCCGAATATTGAAGTGAAATTTCACCATGAGCTGATTGGAATTGAAGGTGAGAACAGCTTGGTAGAAAGAGCGGTCATTATCAATAACCAGACTCAGGAAACTTCTAAGGTAGATGTTGAGGGAATCTTCATCGCCATCGGTCACAAACCGAATACGGATATCTTCGTAGGTCAGGTAGATCTTGATGAAAACGGATATATTGTAACAGAAAAAGGATCTACAAGAACAAATCTTCCTGGAGTTTTTGCTGCGGGTGATGTTCAGGATCATATCTACAGACAGGCTATTACAGCTGCAGGAAGCGGATGTATGGCTGCCATGGATGCAGAAAAATATCTAGCTGAATTACACTAG
- a CDS encoding type I restriction enzyme HsdR N-terminal domain-containing protein, whose protein sequence is MELPKLNFQETFDFKFKKDKDKFFIYDLVRKTYLLLTPEEWVRQHWIHYYLTVKSYSASALITEKKIVLNGLTKRIDLLVTEKTEPIILIECKAPQIKLTEKTFEQTARYNSIIGAKEIILTNGLQHINAYYENEQYVFYRPD, encoded by the coding sequence ATGGAACTTCCAAAACTGAATTTTCAGGAAACTTTTGATTTTAAATTCAAGAAAGACAAAGATAAGTTTTTTATTTATGATTTGGTTCGTAAAACTTATCTTCTGCTCACTCCTGAGGAATGGGTAAGGCAGCACTGGATCCACTATTATCTTACTGTAAAATCCTACTCTGCATCGGCTTTAATTACTGAAAAAAAGATTGTTCTCAATGGTTTAACCAAAAGAATTGATCTTTTAGTTACCGAAAAAACAGAACCCATCATTCTTATCGAATGTAAGGCCCCGCAAATCAAGCTAACAGAAAAAACATTTGAGCAGACTGCCCGGTACAACTCCATTATCGGAGCTAAGGAAATTATTTTAACCAATGGATTACAGCATATTAATGCTTATTATGAAAATGAGCAGTATGTATTTTATAGGCCAGACTAA
- a CDS encoding HAD family hydrolase yields the protein MKIKNIVFDFGGVLMDWDPRYFFKDYFNDDEKMEYFLENIAQDEWNIEQDRGRSLSEGTEIQVKKFPEWEKEIRAFYDNWTVMLKSDIPQNVDILRKLKNTDYQLFGLTNWSAETFPYALENYDFFQLFDGKIVVSGTEKLIKPDPKIWHVLLERYNIQAAESVFIDDNPKNIEMAKSLGFNTIHVLPDTDLKQELSHLGVEIQ from the coding sequence ATGAAAATTAAAAATATAGTATTCGATTTCGGAGGTGTACTCATGGATTGGGATCCTAGATATTTCTTTAAAGATTATTTCAATGATGATGAAAAAATGGAATACTTCCTGGAAAATATTGCTCAGGATGAGTGGAATATTGAACAAGACAGAGGAAGAAGCCTTTCAGAGGGTACAGAAATTCAGGTAAAAAAATTTCCGGAATGGGAAAAGGAGATCAGGGCTTTTTATGACAACTGGACCGTAATGCTGAAAAGCGATATTCCTCAAAATGTTGATATTTTAAGAAAATTAAAAAATACAGATTATCAGCTATTTGGATTAACCAACTGGTCTGCAGAAACCTTTCCTTATGCATTGGAAAATTATGACTTCTTCCAGCTTTTTGATGGGAAAATTGTGGTTTCCGGAACAGAAAAACTGATTAAGCCTGATCCTAAAATCTGGCATGTTTTACTGGAAAGATATAACATTCAGGCAGCAGAGTCTGTTTTTATTGATGATAATCCAAAGAATATTGAAATGGCAAAATCGCTGGGATTCAATACCATTCACGTTCTGCCGGATACAGATCTGAAACAGGAACTATCTCATTTGGGTGTTGAAATTCAGTAA
- a CDS encoding dienelactone hydrolase family protein, whose protein sequence is MIRSILLTASMIASGTLFSQNLKTVSYQDGSQKLNGLITSNAGKKLPGVLILPAWKGIDEEAKTAAIELEKQGYIAFIADIYGEGKIPANSDEAAKSSGYYKKNYAEYQKGFHWRWNS, encoded by the coding sequence ATGATACGTTCAATTTTATTAACTGCATCAATGATCGCCTCAGGGACTCTTTTCAGTCAAAATCTTAAAACAGTTTCCTATCAGGATGGATCACAGAAACTGAATGGTTTAATCACTTCCAATGCAGGAAAAAAACTTCCCGGAGTACTGATCCTTCCCGCATGGAAAGGAATTGATGAAGAAGCCAAAACAGCAGCCATTGAATTGGAAAAGCAAGGATATATTGCTTTTATTGCTGATATCTATGGGGAAGGAAAAATCCCTGCCAACAGCGATGAAGCTGCTAAAAGTTCCGGATACTACAAAAAGAATTATGCTGAATATCAAAAAGGATTTCACTGGCGTTGGAACAGCTGA
- a CDS encoding dienelactone hydrolase family protein, translating to MEQLKKNGAIADKTAVIGYCFGGTGALESARGNLPVAGVVSIHGSLGRDQSRKNEKLNAKILVENPADDKGVTPEDYNNLIKEMNDGDADWQIITYAHSKHTFTDPKSPDYNETMAKRAWNHTLVFLKELLK from the coding sequence TTGGAACAGCTGAAAAAAAACGGAGCTATTGCTGATAAAACGGCAGTTATAGGATATTGTTTTGGAGGAACAGGTGCATTGGAATCCGCCAGAGGAAACCTACCTGTTGCAGGAGTAGTTTCTATTCATGGAAGTCTCGGAAGAGACCAAAGCAGAAAAAATGAAAAATTAAATGCTAAAATTCTGGTTGAAAATCCGGCAGATGACAAAGGAGTGACCCCTGAAGATTATAACAACCTCATCAAAGAAATGAATGACGGAGATGCAGACTGGCAGATTATTACTTATGCTCATTCCAAACATACATTTACTGATCCAAAGTCACCGGACTATAATGAAACCATGGCCAAAAGAGCCTGGAATCATACATTGGTGTTTTTGAAAGAACTCCTGAAGTAA
- a CDS encoding PEGA domain-containing protein → MKNNLPIVLLLGIALSTTSCATIFTGTSDKITFNSSPEGAKVMHKGEEKCVTPCTAPISRSLSKQIVTIEKEGFQPQEVKLDKNFNAVTLLNILFGGALGVGIDAATGSLTKYSTKKYDVELEAKQP, encoded by the coding sequence ATGAAAAACAATCTACCTATTGTATTGTTGTTAGGCATCGCACTTTCTACGACTTCTTGTGCAACCATTTTTACAGGAACCAGTGATAAAATTACGTTCAACTCCAGTCCAGAAGGAGCGAAGGTAATGCATAAAGGCGAAGAAAAGTGTGTGACTCCTTGTACAGCGCCTATTTCAAGATCATTGAGTAAGCAAATCGTTACGATTGAAAAAGAAGGTTTTCAACCTCAGGAAGTAAAGTTGGATAAGAATTTTAATGCGGTAACGCTTCTCAATATTCTTTTTGGAGGTGCATTAGGGGTAGGGATTGATGCGGCAACCGGCTCGCTTACAAAATATTCTACCAAGAAATATGATGTTGAATTGGAAGCAAAGCAACCATAA
- a CDS encoding cupin domain-containing protein, with translation MKKYKIQQSPFVVPTTDGKLIEEHWGNSTGNANVSIAHMVAPPDWSEPHQTPEFDEFTYIISGKKQFEIDGEIVVLEKGSSILIEKGARIRYSNPFSEPCEYLAICLPAFSMELVNREGED, from the coding sequence ATGAAAAAATACAAAATCCAGCAATCTCCATTTGTAGTGCCTACTACAGACGGAAAACTGATTGAAGAGCATTGGGGGAATTCTACAGGAAACGCTAATGTTTCCATCGCTCATATGGTTGCTCCGCCAGATTGGAGTGAGCCCCATCAGACTCCGGAATTTGACGAATTCACTTATATTATTTCCGGTAAAAAACAATTTGAAATTGATGGGGAAATTGTAGTCCTTGAAAAAGGAAGCAGTATTCTGATTGAAAAAGGAGCGAGAATTCGCTACAGTAATCCATTCTCAGAACCTTGTGAATATCTTGCCATCTGTCTGCCTGCATTTTCTATGGAATTGGTGAACAGGGAAGGAGAAGATTAA
- a CDS encoding GNAT family N-acetyltransferase, whose amino-acid sequence MNFSVQPVLENEEFQLIPLEQGDFESLYEVASDPKVWEQHPNKDRYQREVFENFFRGAIESKGAFKIIEKITGDVLGSSRYYNFDENDNHIFIGYTFYGTKSWGKGINPKVKKLMLDYIFQYVDKVHFHIGKENFRSQKALERLGGIKIAEEEVAYFAEPTRTNFVYEIKKEAWV is encoded by the coding sequence ATGAATTTTTCTGTTCAACCTGTTTTAGAGAATGAAGAATTTCAATTAATCCCCTTAGAACAAGGGGATTTTGAATCTTTATATGAAGTAGCATCTGATCCTAAAGTATGGGAACAACACCCTAATAAAGATCGTTATCAGAGAGAAGTTTTTGAAAATTTCTTTAGAGGAGCTATAGAAAGTAAGGGGGCTTTTAAAATTATTGAAAAAATAACCGGAGATGTGCTGGGAAGCAGCCGTTACTATAATTTTGATGAAAATGATAACCATATTTTCATCGGTTATACTTTCTATGGAACAAAATCCTGGGGGAAAGGGATTAATCCCAAAGTGAAAAAACTGATGCTGGATTATATTTTCCAATATGTAGATAAAGTTCATTTCCATATTGGAAAAGAAAATTTCCGCTCACAGAAAGCATTGGAAAGGCTTGGAGGAATCAAAATAGCGGAAGAAGAAGTGGCTTATTTTGCTGAACCTACGAGAACCAATTTTGTATACGAGATCAAAAAAGAAGCTTGGGTATGA
- a CDS encoding DUF2911 domain-containing protein, protein MKKLLIAVCISVSGFALAQDYSVPAASPRQKVEQQFSMSKISVDYGRPGVKGRKIFGELVPYGQVWRAGANSSTKITFGQTINFGGKTVPAGTYGLFIIPTEKEWKVILNKDFQQWGGLYL, encoded by the coding sequence GTGAAAAAGTTATTAATAGCAGTTTGTATTTCAGTTTCAGGATTTGCTTTAGCACAGGATTATTCTGTACCAGCAGCAAGTCCGCGTCAGAAGGTAGAGCAGCAGTTTTCAATGTCCAAAATCTCAGTGGATTACGGAAGACCTGGAGTGAAAGGGCGTAAGATTTTTGGAGAATTGGTTCCTTACGGCCAGGTTTGGAGAGCAGGAGCTAACTCATCTACGAAGATCACTTTCGGACAGACCATTAATTTTGGCGGAAAGACCGTTCCGGCAGGAACTTACGGACTATTCATCATTCCTACTGAAAAAGAATGGAAAGTAATTTTGAATAAAGACTTCCAGCAGTGGGGGGGCTTATACTTATGA
- a CDS encoding methylated-DNA--[protein]-cysteine S-methyltransferase, with protein sequence MEFIHQKTIETPLGEMIACATDQGICLLEFTDRKNFEKQLRALSKILKTEIVEKDHIHFQQLEKELKEYFEGNRSEFEVPLFTTGTEFQEKVWQLLREIPMGEIRTYKQQSELLGNPKAIRAVGTANGINKIAILIPCHRVIGSNGELVGYAGGIWRKQKLLELEKAILF encoded by the coding sequence ATGGAATTCATACATCAAAAAACAATAGAGACTCCACTGGGAGAAATGATAGCCTGTGCAACAGATCAGGGCATCTGTCTGCTGGAATTTACAGACAGGAAAAATTTTGAAAAGCAGCTGAGGGCCCTATCAAAAATACTGAAGACAGAAATTGTAGAAAAAGATCACATTCATTTTCAGCAATTGGAAAAAGAATTAAAAGAATATTTTGAAGGAAACAGATCTGAATTTGAAGTTCCTTTATTTACAACCGGCACTGAATTTCAGGAAAAAGTATGGCAGCTGCTTCGTGAAATTCCGATGGGAGAGATCAGGACTTATAAACAACAGTCAGAATTGTTGGGAAATCCCAAAGCCATTCGTGCCGTAGGAACAGCCAATGGAATCAATAAAATTGCTATTTTAATTCCATGTCATCGTGTGATCGGTTCCAACGGCGAATTAGTAGGGTATGCAGGCGGAATCTGGAGAAAACAAAAATTATTGGAGCTAGAGAAAGCAATTTTATTTTGA
- a CDS encoding DinB family protein, giving the protein MKISTTALLEELKNRTRQHLQYAESLLLVPEDELNFRTTTDSWSALECLEHLNRYGNFYIPEISQRISSSKTTSKPDFKPGILGNYFAQTMLPKDKLNKMKTLKVMNPIHSQLNKEVVNEFIKQQKQLLDLLEKARPINLEKTKTAISISKLITLKLGDTFRFVIYHNARHIAQAERVVKKR; this is encoded by the coding sequence ATGAAAATTTCAACCACAGCATTGTTAGAGGAATTAAAAAACAGAACCAGACAACATCTGCAGTATGCTGAAAGCCTTTTATTAGTACCGGAAGATGAACTGAATTTCAGAACTACGACCGATAGCTGGAGTGCATTGGAATGTCTGGAACATCTTAACCGCTACGGAAACTTTTATATCCCTGAAATCTCTCAAAGAATTTCTTCTTCCAAAACTACTTCAAAACCAGATTTTAAACCGGGGATTCTAGGGAATTATTTTGCTCAAACTATGCTTCCCAAAGATAAACTGAATAAGATGAAAACGCTCAAAGTTATGAATCCCATTCACAGCCAGCTGAACAAAGAGGTTGTGAATGAATTTATAAAGCAGCAGAAACAATTACTTGATCTATTGGAAAAAGCAAGACCTATCAATCTGGAAAAAACAAAAACAGCCATCAGTATTTCAAAACTGATCACCTTAAAGCTGGGAGATACTTTCCGTTTTGTGATTTATCATAATGCAAGACATATCGCTCAGGCAGAAAGAGTGGTAAAGAAAAGGTAA
- a CDS encoding Crp/Fnr family transcriptional regulator, which yields MVEKLLQSGIHWEHKEFKRNEFLKISGSTDTQIYFIEKGSVRIFMTDDHEERIIRFGYTGNIIVSLDSFLSGKPSDLYIQAIKKTAVKVASKNDFYQFIQSDETHMKFWINVLEDLVLQQLEREKDLLINAPAERFERVLKRSPKLFQEVPNKYIANYLRMSPETLSRLKKS from the coding sequence ATGGTTGAAAAATTACTTCAAAGCGGGATTCATTGGGAACATAAGGAATTTAAACGGAATGAGTTTTTGAAAATCTCAGGAAGTACAGATACCCAGATTTATTTTATTGAAAAAGGAAGTGTAAGGATCTTTATGACGGATGATCATGAAGAAAGAATTATCCGTTTCGGGTATACCGGGAATATTATTGTTTCTCTGGATTCTTTTCTTTCCGGGAAGCCATCAGACCTTTATATTCAGGCGATCAAGAAAACGGCGGTAAAAGTAGCCTCAAAAAATGATTTCTACCAGTTTATTCAATCCGATGAGACCCATATGAAGTTTTGGATCAATGTTTTGGAAGACCTTGTATTGCAGCAGTTAGAAAGAGAAAAAGACCTATTGATTAATGCCCCGGCAGAACGTTTTGAAAGAGTCTTAAAACGCAGTCCGAAACTATTTCAGGAAGTTCCGAATAAATATATTGCCAATTATCTAAGAATGTCTCCGGAAACTTTATCCAGGCTTAAAAAATCTTGA